One region of Vitis vinifera cultivar Pinot Noir 40024 chromosome 1, ASM3070453v1 genomic DNA includes:
- the LOC100250970 gene encoding uncharacterized protein LOC100250970 isoform X2, whose product MAATTCRALPTISSLHSSFTTTTLELPAPSTVFFRPKTRFSRLRVSPTTTVAPKYGFRVLAASGFRDGNSEANLELGPSVSSSSHSNSVSDDSCSEASIDIKLPRRSLIVQFTCDACGERTERLINRLAFERGTVFVQAVLLISVQGVFSITNWLII is encoded by the exons ATGGCTGCAACCACGTGCAGGGCTCTTCCCACCATTTCTTCTCTCCACTCGTCCTTCACCACCACAACACTTGAACTTCCTGCTCCATCCACTGTCTTCTTCAGACCCAAGACCAGATTTTCCAG aTTGAGGGTTTCTCCTACTACAACAGTAGCACCAAAATATGGGTTTCGGGTTTTGGCTGCTTCTGGGTTTCGGGATGGCAATTCTGAAGCGAACCTGGAATTAGGACCTTCAGTGTCATCTTCCTCTCATTCAAACTCCGTTTCTGATGATTCTTGCTCA GAAGCAAGTATTGACATAAAACTCCCAAGAAGAAGTTTGATTGTGCAATTTACTTGTGATGCTTGTGGTGAAAGAACAGAAAGGCTTATAAATCGATTAGCCTTTGAACGGGGGACTGTTTTTGTGCAG GCAGTTCTTCTCATCAGTGTGCAGGGTGTCTTCAGCATCACAAATTGGTTGATAATTTAG
- the LOC100254256 gene encoding lysine-rich arabinogalactan protein 19: MASLMWACVSSCLFILVAIANAQAPAASPSVLPTPTPVAATQPPSTPVIPAPATTPVASPSPKVSPASSPTVPPPQVPPPPNPPVSAPVQPPVLPSPPVASPPPLPPSIPPPQVSPAPVQAPPLPAPAPPPPVPPPPVPAPATPPPAPAPAPPPPAPAPVPVPPTPAPAPVPVPPAPVPAPISEPPAPAPAPTKHKHRRRRHKHKKHHHHAPAPAPVTPSPPAPPTVPEAEETAPAPSPNLNGGIALYQQGGLAAMWARTALVLVAVFAVSCYNF; this comes from the exons atggcTTCACTGATGTGGGCCTGTGTCTCATCTTGCCTCTTCATTCTTGTAGCCATTGCTAATGCACAAGCACCTGCAGCCTCACCTTCTGTCTTGCCAACTCCCACGCCAGTTGCAGCCACACAGCCACCCTCAACTCCGGTCATACCCGCACCTGCAACCACTCCTGTAGCATCACCCTCTCCTAAAGTTTCGCCAGCTTCGAGCCCCACTGTCCCACCCCCTCAAGTTCCACCACCACCAAATCCACCAGTCTCAGCTCCAGTGCAACCACCAGTGCTACCATCGCCACCTGTTGCTTCACCTCCACCTCTGCCACCTTCCATACCACCACCACAGGTATCCCCAGCACCAGTCCAAGCACCACCACTGCCAGCACCAGCGCCCCCACCCCCAGTGCCCCCACCCCCCGTGCCAGCACCAGCGACCCCACCACCAGCGCCAGCACCAGCGCCTCCACCACCAGCGCCAGCACCAGTACCTGTACCTCCAACCCCAGCTCCAGCACCAGTACCAGTGCCCCCAGCCCCAGTCCCAGCACCAATTAGCGAGCCACCGGCACCTGCACCAGCCCCTACCAAGCACAAGCACAGGAGAAGGAGACACAAGCACAAGAAGCATCATCATCATGCACCAGCACCTGCACCAGTTACCCCAAGCCCCCCCGCACCACCTACAGTCCCTGAGGCTGAGGAAACGGCACCAGCTCCATCACCAAACTTG AATGGAGGAATTGCGCTGTATCAACAGGGAGGTCTTGCAGCAATGTGGGCAAGGACCGCATTAGTTCTTGTTGCTGTGTTTGCTGTTTCGTGCTACAATTTCTAG
- the LOC100250970 gene encoding mitochondrial protein import protein ZIM17 isoform X1 — translation MAATTCRALPTISSLHSSFTTTTLELPAPSTVFFRPKTRFSRLRVSPTTTVAPKYGFRVLAASGFRDGNSEANLELGPSVSSSSHSNSVSDDSCSEASIDIKLPRRSLIVQFTCDACGERTERLINRLAFERGTVFVQCAGCLQHHKLVDNLGLVVEYDLRENISADSNTDQV, via the exons ATGGCTGCAACCACGTGCAGGGCTCTTCCCACCATTTCTTCTCTCCACTCGTCCTTCACCACCACAACACTTGAACTTCCTGCTCCATCCACTGTCTTCTTCAGACCCAAGACCAGATTTTCCAG aTTGAGGGTTTCTCCTACTACAACAGTAGCACCAAAATATGGGTTTCGGGTTTTGGCTGCTTCTGGGTTTCGGGATGGCAATTCTGAAGCGAACCTGGAATTAGGACCTTCAGTGTCATCTTCCTCTCATTCAAACTCCGTTTCTGATGATTCTTGCTCA GAAGCAAGTATTGACATAAAACTCCCAAGAAGAAGTTTGATTGTGCAATTTACTTGTGATGCTTGTGGTGAAAGAACAGAAAGGCTTATAAATCGATTAGCCTTTGAACGGGGGACTGTTTTTGTGCAG TGTGCAGGGTGTCTTCAGCATCACAAATTGGTTGATAATTTAGGCCTTGTGGTTGAGTATGATTTGCGGGAGAATATCAGTGCAGACTCAAATACAGATCAAGTTTGA